The Vicia villosa cultivar HV-30 ecotype Madison, WI unplaced genomic scaffold, Vvil1.0 ctg.000163F_1_1, whole genome shotgun sequence DNA window TGTTTTCTCTCTAACTTATCATATATGTCCATTTTCGCTTTAATATGTGAGCTCACTAGATGGCCTTTCTTGTTCCTCCGCATTATTGGATTATGGCAAATTTGATCTCCATCAAAAACGGTCCAATATTCATCGTATGGTAGAACTGGAAAGCTTGTGCTGTAAATGCTGAATAAGTTTGTGACTCTGTAAACATCAGACAACAGAGCATATGCGTCTTGGTGCACCACAGAACATGCAACACTAACATGTGAATAAGGAACATAGTATGCTTGATACTCTCCGCAGTCACACCAAAGATCTATTAGGTTTACCTTGTAATCTCCCATAGGTTTTCCCTCACCATGGTCCACTGTCTCCTTCGCACTGAAAGTTTTATGATTATAGTCAAATATTCTTACTTGATACGTTCTGGATTTTGATGTTTCTTCTTTCATTGTCTTCATGCAGTTTTTTGTAAATGTTTGACTTGAATTCAAAACTGCACTCCGCTATGCACCTCTTTCAGCAAATCGTGATCCCATCCCATAGTATATTGCACATACCAACACTAATGGGTAGATGACGCGTGCCTTTGAAGACTGGGTTCATCGTTTCAACTAGGTTTGTTGTCATGTGAACCCATATCCGACCTCCATCAAATGCCCTCGTCCACTTTTCCATTGGAATATTGTCTAACCACCTTAAAGCATCACTATTAGCCATGCCAATTTCATTTCAATAGTAGTGAAATGTTTGTTAGCTTAAAGCATAACCTGATTGTTACAAAAATGGGTtactaatatataaatataaattaccaaGATATAAGGTTAGGAAATAGATACTTACCCATGTTGATCACTTTTTTTGAGGTTACGGTCCTTGATTTCTCTTTATATTATGTAGACATATTTTTCGCTGAACTTGTGAATTGTGTGCACTGATAAAAAAATATAGATGCAATAGTGTAAAATTGTGTAGTATAAAAATATGGATCTAATCTTAATACAAAACTGATAGTTCGTTGGCTGTATTAATACACTTACACGCATCCGCCAATTGCTTTTACGGATGTCCGGAAAAAAGGTAAAGATCTGCCCAATGCATCTGCAGTGGTCAACAAATATTTAATGGCTCCGCCCATTCCAGGTGCGGATAACATTAAATGGAAGGGGAAAAAGATGAACATCCGTCTGATGTATCTGCGGAGGTCAAGGAGTATCTAATGCCTCCACCCATTTCTGGTACGGACCTGCACAATAAACTTGCACAATGAACCAATGCATGCACATTCAAATGCCTCAGCCCATTCCTGGTACGGACCTGCACTACAAAGTTTCTTCAATACTATATCTTGTTCATTTACCAATTTAATTTTACaatcattattattaatgttatagAATCTAAAGGACACCTAATTTAGATTAAATTCTAAAGCCTATAAAAAATAATGAGCAAGAACAATTCTCACCATCTTTGGTGTCTAAATTTGCATAAGATGTGCAAGAATAATTTCTTAAACAAAATCTCACATTCTTCAAGATTTATAGTTTTACTAAACTAATATTTTGATGTATCTTGCAGCATCATCCCATATGCTTAAAAAAACCATCACTATTACGATCACAATCTAACTTCACTCTCCTAACACAatcatcaggcaaattttaaaaattccatTTCTCTAGAGATTTTGGAATGAAACCATCAAGATATTCACATATTGTAGAATTATCGATGAAATTATGGTGTTAAGGTCTCAGATATTTTAAGAGATGTTGAGACAATGATCTCTAAACaacacacaatgacaaggtataTAAAAGTGCAgtgcaaaaatttaaataacacaaGTAATTATTCACCCAGTTCGAtatcaacaatacctactctaagagctaccaagccagggataagtccactatgatagtatcaatttgAAGTATTATGCAAACAACATCCAGTTCACACGTAAACAACCTCCAGTTTACAGCCTTCTCGCCTATTCACTACCTGTGctatacttctacctaagactcacctaggtatgaggctcTCCTCGATCCCCTTTAATCACAATCGTGATGATCAATTACAAAatattagaagacacacttccaaaaCATAAGATGTATGTTATATTCAATCATTTAGGTTGTgatgaaattatttaaaattacacGAAAATGAGTATGGTATGGTGAGGtgaaaaaaaaagatttgtaTCACATAGAGTTAAAGTTGATGAATTTATGAATGCTACTCTAGAAGATATGATTTATGATATTGGAGTAGATGCTTTTAAGAAAGCTTATATGGAATATACTTTGCAAAGAGATATGGAAGAGTCGTTATATTCGAGATACaaaaattttacaaaattgtcAGATGTGTTAAGACTATTTAATCTTAAGGCAAGAGATGGGTGGATGGATAGATGTTTCACTGAATTTCTTAAATTTGTTGCAAGAAATGCTTCCAGAAGGTAATATGTTTCCAAATTGTAATTatgaggccaagaagatattgTGTCCAATGGGTTTGAACTATGTCAAAATACATGCATGTTTTTAAGGATTTCATATTATATAGGAAAGACTATGAAAACTTAAATGAGTGTTCTACGTGTGGGAAGTCACACAATAAATAGAAGGACAATggtgttgaagatgatgatggtgtaACTAGATGGCATGCAGGTGAAAGAGTGTGATGGAAAAATTCTCCATGTAGCTAATTcattgcaatggaagaaaattgattcgtTATTTCAAGATTTTATGGGAGGaaggttgatgttgatgatgcgtATACATGTGATAACTTTAAGTTATGTGTCATGCTATTTTGCACAATTAATGACTTTCCTACATACAGTAATTTATCCGGATACAGCGTCAAGGGACATAAAGCGTGTATTATATGTGATGATGATACATGCTTCCACCAATtacaaaatgcaaaaaaaaacacTATTTACCTTGGGCATCAAAAATTTCTAAGACCTAATCATCCATGTTGTAGATTACGCAAGGCTTTTAATGGAAAGCATGAGTTTGATATCGCTTCAAAGCCCTTAACCGGGAAGGAAGTTTATAAAAGATAATGACACATTAATGTTATCtttggaaagaaacaaaaagagcacgtggagaaaatagtggggttatggtTGAATTTGAATCCATGTACTTCTCTAGTTCCAAAGATAACAATCATGTACTAGCATCTAGAGGATACTTTGGGGTCATTGTGGAAATTTTTgagattgattatgttatttttaaagTACCTTTATTTAAGTGCAAGTGGATTGAAAGTAACACTGGTGTAGAAACCGATGAATTAGGATTCACACGGTTTAATCTTCTAAAGACAACTTATATAAACGAAACATTCATCGTGGcatcccaagcaaaacaagttttttatgtcaCTGATCCTTCTAACACTGAATGGTCAATTATTCTACAAGGAAAACATATTCTTGATAGtgataaaaattaagatttaaattttGAGACCCCTTCTT harbors:
- the LOC131624796 gene encoding uncharacterized protein LOC131624796 → MKEETSKSRTYQVRIFDYNHKTFSAKETVDHGEGKPMGDYKVNLIDLWCDCGEYQAYYVPYSHVSVACSVVHQDAYALLSDVYRVTNLFSIYSTSFPVLPYDEYWTVFDGDQICHNPIMRRNKKGHLVSSHIKAKMDIYDKLERKHVLYRLPGHNQTHCPNVGTSNN